AGCCCTTTCCAATTTCTCCATCTTCGCCATGGGGATTATGCCGTACATTACCGCTTCCATTATCGTTCAACTTCTGAGCATGGACGTCATTCCCAAGTTTGCCGAATGGGCGAAAGAAGGGGAGACAGGGCGAAGGAAACTGGCTCAATTTACCCGTTATGGAACGGCTCTTCTCAGTCTAATCCAAGCTGTAGGTCTTTCCATCGCCTTTAACCGTTCCTTCGGGATGATCGTGAATCCCACGTTCTTCTCTTATCTGGTCATCGCAGTCACCCTAACGGCAGGGACCGTCTTTCTCATGTGGCTTGGAGAGCAAATCACCGAGAAAGGGATTGGTAACGGAATCTCCATCATTATTTTTGCAGGCATCGTGGCCGGCATTCCCGGCGCCATCGAACAAACTTATGTGGCCAAGTTTACCGGCACACAAGTAAACTATTTCCTAAACGTCGTTATCCTCCTCATCATGGCCATCGTGGTGGTGGCCATCATTGCAGGGGTCATCTTTATTCAACAGGGTGTGCGGAAGATTCCCATCCAGTATGCCAAACGGGTGGTGGGACGCAGAATGTATGGGGGGCAATCAACTCACCTCCCCCTGAAAGTAAATTCCGCTGGAGTGATTCCGGTGATCTTCGCCATCTCCATCGTCATTTTCCCATCCACCATCGCCGGTTTTTGGCAGGGGAACCCCGTTGCCAATTGGGTGATCAATAATTTTACAATCCAGGCTCCCTTAGGAATGTTTATCTATGTTCTCCTCATTATCGCCTTCAGTTATTTCTATACCTTTGTTCAAATTAATCCGGTGCAAATGGCGGAGAACATGCAGAAAAATGGAGGGTTTATCCCCGGCATTCGACCGGGGAAGAATACCGCCGTCTACATCACCCGAGTTCTGAACCGAATTACGTTAACGGGTGCGATCTTCCTCGCTGCCGTAGCCGTTCTGCCTGTCTTCTTCACCACCGTTGCAGGATTGCCCCACGCGGTTCGGATCGGAGGAACCTCCCTTCTCATAGTCGTCGGTGTTGCCCTCGAAACGATGAAACAAATCGAAAGTCAACTGATCAAGCGGCACTATGAAGGCTTTATCAAGAAGTAGGGGAGGGAATCCATTTGAACACCATCGTAATGGGGTTGCCGGGAGCAGGAAAGGGAACTCAGGCGGCGCTGATCGTAGAGCGTTACAAGATTCCCCACATTTCCACCGGTGACATGTTCCGCCAAGCGGTTAAAGAGGGAACGGAACTAGGAAAGAAAGCGAAAGAGTATATGGAGCAAGGTTTGTTGGTTCCCGATGAAGTAACCATCGGGATTGTCAAAGAACGCTTGTCTAAACCGGATACGGCCCGGGGCTTTCTCCTTGACGGTTTCCCTCGAACCACTCGTCAAGCCAAGGCGCTGGATGACACGCTGGTGGAACTCGGCAAGAAACTGGATGCGGTCATTCATATCGAGGTTCCATTGGAACTATTGGTAACGCGCCTTACGGGGCGGAGAATCTGTAAAGAATGTGGTGCCACGTATCATATCACCTTCAATCCTCCTAAAAAAGAAGGCATCTGCGACCGTTGCGGCGGGGAGCTCTATCAAAGGGCCGACGATAAAGAAGAGACGGTGGCAAAACGCCTTCAGGTGAACCTAGAGCAAACAACACCACTTCTTCATTATTATGAAGAGAAAGGGATTCTTCACAACATCGATGGGAAAAAAGAGATCGAAGAGGTGTTTCAAATGGTCGAAACTGTGTTAAGAGGGGTTCACCAATGATCGAAATAAAAACCCAGGCAGAACTCGAGATCATGCGGGAAGCAGGCCGCATTGTGGCCAAGACGCATGAGGTATTGGCGAAGGTGATCGAACCGGGGATCACGACGAAGGAACTCGATGCCATCGCCGATCGAGAGATCCGCAAATGGGGAGCCACTCCATCC
The DNA window shown above is from Thermicanus aegyptius DSM 12793 and carries:
- the secY gene encoding preprotein translocase subunit SecY; protein product: MFQTIGNIFRVADLRSRILFTLLMLVVFRLGSFVPVPGINVAKLKEGIQNSNFFGFLDTFTGQALSNFSIFAMGIMPYITASIIVQLLSMDVIPKFAEWAKEGETGRRKLAQFTRYGTALLSLIQAVGLSIAFNRSFGMIVNPTFFSYLVIAVTLTAGTVFLMWLGEQITEKGIGNGISIIIFAGIVAGIPGAIEQTYVAKFTGTQVNYFLNVVILLIMAIVVVAIIAGVIFIQQGVRKIPIQYAKRVVGRRMYGGQSTHLPLKVNSAGVIPVIFAISIVIFPSTIAGFWQGNPVANWVINNFTIQAPLGMFIYVLLIIAFSYFYTFVQINPVQMAENMQKNGGFIPGIRPGKNTAVYITRVLNRITLTGAIFLAAVAVLPVFFTTVAGLPHAVRIGGTSLLIVVGVALETMKQIESQLIKRHYEGFIKK
- a CDS encoding adenylate kinase; this translates as MNTIVMGLPGAGKGTQAALIVERYKIPHISTGDMFRQAVKEGTELGKKAKEYMEQGLLVPDEVTIGIVKERLSKPDTARGFLLDGFPRTTRQAKALDDTLVELGKKLDAVIHIEVPLELLVTRLTGRRICKECGATYHITFNPPKKEGICDRCGGELYQRADDKEETVAKRLQVNLEQTTPLLHYYEEKGILHNIDGKKEIEEVFQMVETVLRGVHQ